Genomic DNA from Vespula vulgaris chromosome 5, iyVesVulg1.1, whole genome shotgun sequence:
GTGGCTCCGCTTTGCCAGGGTCGGTGCCGGGGGTGGTTTGGCTTCGCTGGGGTACAAAATGATATCATTGGGTTATAAATTCCAAGCAGAGACACCGGCGCCCCGATCGTCCCCCCtccccttcttccttcttgttACAACCCTTCTCTGGATCCTCCGACCCTcgtcctctcttcttccctccctccctccctccctctctctctctctctctgcatttctctttctctctacctttctccgtttctcctTCATACGTCCTCTCTCCGTTTCCACGTCCGGAACCAACCCCATGACTCTGAGAAATATATCTGCCACTTGGCCTCGACCGAATAAACAGAATATCCAGATAATTTTCCATATCCCATCCCTCGATGCAGCCACGATTTTCTCCTAGACACTTTTTCCATGTTTTCTTCCGTATCCGATCGTACCTTCTTATTTCGTCCATTCCATTTCACTCGAGGGTAACGTTATACGAATTATTATCAACGTAAAAACGACGAGGGTCTTTAACGCTTGACATCTTTTTCACAGGTTTGTATCAACCCATACCACTTCAGACACCCTGCATAAAGGCGATATCGCCGAACGAGGGTTGGACGACGGGAGGATCAACCGTAATAATCATAGGCGAGAACTTTTTTGACGGGCTTCAAGTCGTCTTCGGATCTATGTTGGTTTGGAGCGAGGTCAGCTGAGTTAAAAGCAATCGAAAATCTTCGAATGTCCCGATAAATTCTAGATTGAAATAAATGCAACGagttttatttgtaattatcttttgttttacAGATAATTACTCCGAACGCGATCAGGGTACAGACGCCCCATAGAGAGATACCGGGTGTTGTCGAAGTAACGCTTTCATACAAAAGCAAACAATTTTGTAAGGGAGCACCTGGCCGATTCGTTTACGTTTGTAAGTAACTCGATTGGgtatatttcgatcgaaaaaaaaaagaaatgagaaggaTCGATAAAGATCGTGTGTTTCTTGACGAATTGCAGCTTTAAACGAGCCAACGATCGACTACGGTTTTCAAAggttacaaaaattaattccaCGACATCCAGGCGACCCAGAAAAATTgccaaaagaaataatattgaaacgaGCAGCCGATTTAGCGGAAGCACTGTACAGTATGCCAAGGAGCGGAAACGCGGGTATAGCGGGGGCGTCGAGGAGTCCAGGAGCGGGACACCCACCGGCGCCCCCGACTTCGAGTTCGGCGACAGCGTTCAACTCGTATACAGGACAACTCGCCGTGACGGTGCAAGAGAACGGTAGTGCTACAAAGTGGACGGACGGTGAGTAACGATAACTCCAAGCAAGTTTCCTTCATGTATAACTCGTCGCTCgaaggaaaggaggaagagacaaGCTTGAGACAGCATCCGACGGGTACATTTGGCACGACTGACAAACATCGCCTCGACGTCTTTCGCATCGATGCCGTTTCATTGATAACACGCTGTCATCTCGGTATCGTCTCTGATAACGTTTTACGTTTGATATCACTCGTATGAGATAATttccgaaagaaaagaaattagtaTAATAAAACACATCAttagattaatattatatcggtATAGAAAATAGTTCATCGATGTTCTTCTTACTTAAGAATAGATCAATGAGAAATAGTATCGATATAAACTATGTCAAGGATACATTGTCGGTCGTATCAAAGCGAGCCACATTCGACGTACGATGAGCGATGAGATATACTTACGAGTTCGTCTGACGGGCAGGTTTCTATTTCTAGACGGTAGTTCCGTGACGACAGGAGCCGCGGCAGGTGGCGGAGGGGGCGGAGGGAGCGTAGGGGGCAGCGTAGGTGGTAGCGTCGGGGGTACGGCCGACGCTTACAGACAAAGCAGCAGCGCCAGTCCGCGAGGGGTTGTAACCGGTGGTGGTTATTGCGGAAGTTCGGCTAGCACGCCGCATAGCCACAGCACCAACGGCAGCTATTCCGTTGCGAATCCGTACACTGGAAGTCCGACTCTTTACACGTCGCGTaagttttctctttgtttaacttttcttctttctctctctctctctctctctctctctctctctctctttctgtctctctctctttttctctttcttttttcgctcgTCCTCTATTTATCACAAACTCGAGTTCTCGATTTGATTACCCTTGAAACGCGTCGATCTCAAGCATGCAGCGCTTATTCAcgttattttatacgattagccagcacgcacacacactgactcgctcgctcactcactcactcactcactcactcactcactcactcactcactcactcactcactcactcactcgatCACTCAGTCTCTCTTTATGGTTTTTTCCTTATGTGGAATTTTCGTTTTAGCGCACGAACAATACGGCATTTTCTATACGTCCGGGGACGGGAGTGCGTTCGCCCCTGTAGTACGACCACCGACCACCTCAGTCCCACCGCACTGGTCCACACAGCACCACCTCGCTACAGCCGCCCAGTAACCGCTAACCgtccaccatcaccaccaccaccatcaccatcacaaCTACCCTACGCGCTGAGATTAAAGAGTTATCAGAGAGACATGCACGAACGACGAGACTCGAGAATGTAGGTACATTCATTTACGATCTTCCGTTTGGCTGGCTTTCCACTCGATCATATTTTATTGCATAATCGAATGAAGTCGAGTGGAAGGAGAGAGTCGAACATATGCACCGCTTCTTGCcaatttgattatttcttcCTTGCTTATGTAGGTACCTTATAAAAGATATCGAACGAGATAACGAGCCTTTTTTTATCCTGCCTTTTTCGTACAACGTTTAACAGAATATCGAACGTTCAACGACTACGTCATCGAAGTCGTTAGAATGATCGTTTCGTTGGCACGTGTCTGCATATGGAATCGTGCCCTACGTACGGTGGAAGTAAGTCGCGTAAAAGACGACGAGAACGGCCATGAACTCGATGCgtaggaaaataaagaaaaaagggggaaaaaagcagaaaaggaaaaagaaagaaaaagattagaaaaaagaaaagaaaaaagagagagagagagaaggagggacacgcagaaaaaaaaatataaaaaaaagataaagtcgTACAAAAGTCGTATCGCTGAAAATAGTAAAATGAAAGGGAAGCATCGGGTTCGGTTCAAGGATAAACCCCATTTACGTGCCTTAACTATAAATGGTCATAGAAAATGATGTTCGCGTTGTCGAAGCTCGCTCGCGATAATCTCGATATCTCTCTCGAAGTCTACCTTACCTTTCGTGAACGTCTCTCACGTTCTTcctagtattttttttctctcctctctccttctttttctccttttcttttcttttcttttcttttcttttcttttcttttcattttctttccttaatcGTTAACCAGacatatttattcgtttcgtAAAATATGACGGCAGAGGCGATTACTAACGTATAACCGACAGTGGGCATGTTGTAGGATTAGGAGAGGTGGTCGGCTCGCCGTTCAACATGAATCCATTTGTGTTGCCAACATGCAGCCAGGGCTACTCGACCGCCGGCAGTCCGCTACTCTCGTCGAACGGCAAATAGTGTTATGAGATGTAAGACTCCGATGGATGAAGGGGCTGGTGCCATCATGGGAAGAGGACTTTGCGTGCCGAGAGATAAGGACGGATCAAGCGCGATGTCCCCTTTCCTATTAACCtcctctatttctatttcctttcttctctcttcttcgctcgctatttctctctttctgtctctttctgtgtctctctctctctctctttctctctctctctctctctctttctcctattcTCTCACAAACTACTTCCTTCTCGAGTGGACAAATAACGATAAACCAGTCGCGTACGATTTCCGTCGTAAGAGTCGAAGGATCTCTCGACGACGCAAGGAATTCTATGATCGAAAAGATTCTcgagttattttattttcatttttatttatttattttccttttctccttctattttttcttttcacggtcgaaatataattaatgatgaATCATACATATCGTACAACGAGATATGGTGTCACAACGATGGAATAGCATCGATGGAAGCAGACATTTGATTTTACTTTGAACACTTGACTTTAATGAAGCGACTACCTTGCCACTCTTcgatttctcgtttctttctcgatatatttatacagtCTGGCATAGTGTTGCAATCGACAACGAACGTTAATCGATCAAAAAATTTGTTGCATTCGCATATAGATGAGAGATATCTGACGATACACGTATATCTATGAATGCAAACGTTTGAGAGAAAAATGTGACACCATTAGAAGGACATATCGCTTAGCGGTGGAGCAAACAGACTCGATAGTTTTTAGTGAGCATtttcgaattgaaaaaaatttgatccTCCTAGTACCCTATCCCATGATCCTTTTCCTTCACCCCAATCCCCAAGCCCCATCTCATCTCTTCCTATTACGCTCCAAACACCCACACACGCCTACGTTTTAAGAGACTAACCGACTTATCTCGCCTAGATAGAATTGATATTTAACATATtgtaatttgtaaattatctGTAAATATTGTTGCGATGTACAAAAAGACAAAACTATTTGCGGGAGCTCGAGCGAGCGAGACGATTATTAAAGTGCGATCGTAGAGGAAAAGTTATATAGGATTGTAAATAGTAtatcgtagaaagaaaaaaaaaaaaagaaaaaaaaaggccCGTAGCTTATCCGTATAATTGTACTTACCAACGCCATccaattttttaacgaacctTTCGGCGATCGAACGCGAAATTTGATTTTCGCGTCTCGCTCTTCGATCCTCGAACTCGAGCCAActgaataatttcttattacgaTCGTCTACGTTATCTCGCTGTCTGTCCGTCTAATCGATCTATTCAAATTcgataaagagaataaataaataaaaaaataaagaaataaagaaataaaaaagaaaaaaaagaaaaaatattaatccggCTGAGACACGAGAACGTTGGAAAGTTGGATCGAGCGCGATCTATAATCGAAGTAACAGTCGATATCGAATTCGTTTGATAAGCCACCCAAATTACGGGAATACTCACACGAATCACGAAGAAAGTATACGAAGCCATTATAAATCAACGAGAAATGAAACTTTCGATTAGCCCAGATTTACCAGCACACTTCAACGAGCATGATGAAGCATCGTATCGTTTGTCTGAACGAGGCGTCGCCGTtggaattattattgtaaaaagttCCTTTTTTGCATATCGACTTTATGGAGCTCGCAGTTTCCTACGGTCAAAAGCCCATGGAAACGCCTTATATCCTTATCTGGGAATAAACGGAACTCAGTCGTCTTGTgatcttaattaataaaatatctatagttcagttatataatttttaattcgatcacGCACACAATCACATCTTAAGTAGGACGCGTCGTTCTTGTACGCATGCGAAAATGCGCGTGTAGACATTCGAGCGTACGAGCACTCTCGTcgttgtatattaaaataaattaaacttaCATTTTTGAGAATTAAAAAGATGGACCATATTGTATTAGCGACGTCATCAAcctatctttctcattcttctttcagaaaaaagagagataaaaaatctctctctctctctctctctttctctttctttctttctatctatctatctatctatttatctatctatctatccatccatctatctatctacctatttcTCTATTCCTATCTTTTTACAATTATCCACGATACGCatagattaaatttttatcatttatcgaTCAATATCTGACGTACAGTCGAGGATCTACCCTTTTCTTCTCAAGATTGCTAGTAAGTATGCGTTTAAGAATTTACAAACTTCGTACAGTCATACTTGTTTGATTTGTTATATTTGCAGAACGAATTAaatgacaaaaataatttgatgatGAAAACATTGTTAAGtatcttattaaataaaatgatagaaacaatATAGTTGGCTTTTTTctcatactttttattacgatgctacttaaaaagaaaagaaaataacttctaatatttaaaacaagtaatgataatttttatcatcagTACATTTCTCGAATCAACAATTTCTacaacgataacaacaacaacaacgatagcGAGTCAAAGATTTCACATTCAGTATAGTTAAcgtgataataatcgatatcgtGAAAAGGTAATAAGGATTATAGTTAATCGTTGAAAGCGCATGGTGGACGACCCATTCAGTCCCGAGAGAACGCGCATTCGATTTAACAAATAGCGAAACAGGATCTCCAAGACCACTTCGAAACGATTAGTTCACATGGTGTCCTGTTACCTCCGGCCACCAAACGATGCCGTGTATGATGTACGTTATTGTAAGGCTGTTTGCGTTATTAGATTTAGATCGGCTGAAGCACGGCACGTGGCGAGGGCTGCACGTGTCACACTACAAACGTTACAACGTGAGTATAATAcaaaatcgtttctctctcataGTCAGTGTATTGCTTCCTTTTACCCTCGTGCCTAGAGCTAACATTTTTCATACGTATACTCAATTGTTTTTCTGTAAAAGATtacattgatttttctttattgttacAATAGCCTCTTCAATAAGTAacgatagatttttataaaataataactgaAAATGTTGTTtatgtattagaaaaaattatgtataatataaagatttaaaaaaagaaatgtttctcttcatttttataatacatacactTTTAGATAGAAAAGTCTGCAAGTCAgtatacgaaaaatattttccacgaGTGAAACTTTGTATCAAGAGAGCATAAGATGTACAGAGGTAGCACGAAAAATCCTTCTAATTCCTTTAATCTCATGTATTCCTGTTACAAAATCGAATTGGTAAGAAAATTGTACGCTAAAGCGttacaaaaagaatattatactaGGAGAACGTAACGTGTAAAGAGATGGCacatatcaaaatttttacttttcctaAACTTGCTTGGTAGATAACTTATCAATCGATTCTCAATGGAATTATCGACATTCTGAATTCTTATCGGCAGCGTACAATTTTCTTGCTATGTCGGTACAAGTGATGGTATGTTATCAACATTCGCCTAAATTTGTTCTATCATTGGTAATTTATCGACTGATGGTTGTTGCCAACCTTCATTCTAGAGTCATCGTTGAATTAAATTTGTGCTCGATTGGTAATCTATCGAGCGATGATAAGTTATCGATATTTCAAGTTCTACAGTTTtacttcataaaattttttttgctttataaAAGATAAGTTACTGATATGCGACAAGTGAATTTATGAATTCCAAAGACATAAAGATTAAGGAGGTActacaaaaaataatctatactCCTTTTGTATGatgtttttcttaaataacgTCTAATTTGAGGGGAAAATTTTGGGAAATACCACGAAGGGAACATTTTATCAGGGTAGCATGAAGTGCACGAAGGTAGCACGAAAAATCTACTACTTCTTACTAAATTATGTTCTTCTAATACAAAGTTCGATTTGCTGGAAAATTGTCGAATGTATCACAATTGAAAACTAAGAAAATAGCTGATAAAATCGGAAAATCTGAAGTgactataattaatagaatctttcatttaaattttcaaatgtgaataatgtatattcatatattgcTGGTAAGATACACATAgtgtaagaaaatataattatgctttctatctttttttatgatatagagtaataattataatacgtattttattaGACTATAACAAATGATACTATGATTGACACTACAAATATTTCCTTATATGAGTTtgttatattctatattctataatatatctatcagtctatctttttatttgccGACtgtttttacgataaatatattttgtaaagtctaatgaataaatgaaagatcTAAATC
This window encodes:
- the LOC127064311 gene encoding transcription factor collier isoform X1; the encoded protein is MRQILKEEPVPRAWPQPAIADNGTVGVAKAHFEKQPPSNLRKSNFFHFVIALYDRHDQPIEIERTSFMGFVEKDQESEGQKTNNGIQYSLHLLYSNGVRQVQNIFVRLIDSATKQAIMYEGQDKNPEMCRVLLTHEVMCSRCCDKKSCGNRNETPSDPVIIDRFFLKFFLKCNQNCLKNAGNPRDMRRFQVIISTQVGVEGPWLAVSDNMFVHNNSKHGRRAKRLDPSDPGEYNSLYQPIPLQTPCIKAISPNEGWTTGGSTVIIIGENFFDGLQVVFGSMLVWSEIITPNAIRVQTPHREIPGVVEVTLSYKSKQFCKGAPGRFVYVSLNEPTIDYGFQRLQKLIPRHPGDPEKLPKEIILKRAADLAEALYSMPRSGNAGIAGASRSPGAGHPPAPPTSSSATAFNSYTGQLAVTVQENGSATKWTDDGSSVTTGAAAGGGGGGGSVGGSVGGSVGGTADAYRQSSSASPRGVVTGGGYCGSSASTPHSHSTNGSYSVANPYTGSPTLYTSPHEQYGIFYTSGDGSAFAPVVRPPTTSVPPHWSTQHHLATAAQ
- the LOC127064311 gene encoding transcription factor collier isoform X3 — protein: MRQILKEEPVPRAWPQPAIADNGTVGVAKAHFEKQPPSNLRKSNFFHFVIALYDRHDQPIEIERTSFMGFVEKDQESEGQKTNNGIQYSLHLLYSNGVRQVQNIFVRLIDSATKQAIMYEGQDKNPEMCRVLLTHEVMCSRCCDKKSCGNRNETPSDPVIIDRFFLKFFLKCNQNCLKNAGNPRDMRRFQVIISTQVGVEGPWLAVSDNMFVHNNSKHGRRAKRLDPSDPGEYNSLYQPIPLQTPCIKAISPNEGWTTGGSTVIIIGENFFDGLQVVFGSMLVWSEIITPNAIRVQTPHREIPGVVEVTLSYKSKQFCKGAPGRFVYVSLNEPTIDYGFQRLQKLIPRHPGDPEKLPKEIILKRAADLAEALYSMPRSGNAGIAGASRSPGAGHPPAPPTSSSATAFNSYTGQLAVTVQENGSATKWTDDGSSVTTGAAAGGGGGGGSVGGSVGGSVGGTADAYRQSSSASPRGVVTGGGYCGSSASTPHSHSTNGSYSVANPYTGSPTLYTSLGML
- the LOC127064311 gene encoding transcription factor collier isoform X2, which encodes MRQILKEEPVPRAWPQPAIADNGTVGVAKAHFEKQPPSNLRKSNFFHFVIALYDRHDQPIEIERTSFMGFVEKDQESEGQKTNNGIQYSLHLLYSNGVRQVQNIFVRLIDSATKQAIMYEGQDKNPEMCRVLLTHEVMCSRCCDKKSCGNRNETPSDPVIIDRFFLKFFLKCNQNCLKNAGNPRDMRRFQVIISTQVGVEGPWLAVSDNMFVHNNSKHGRRAKRLDPSDPGEYNSLYQPIPLQTPCIKAISPNEGWTTGGSTVIIIGENFFDGLQVVFGSMLVWSEIITPNAIRVQTPHREIPGVVEVTLSYKSKQFCKGAPGRFVYVSLNEPTIDYGFQRLQKLIPRHPGDPEKLPKEIILKRAADLAEALYSMPRSGNAGIAGASRSPGAGHPPAPPTSSSATAFNSYTGQLAVTVQENGSATKWTDDGSSVTTGAAAGGGGGGGSVGGSVGGSVGGTADAYRQSSSASPRGVVTGGGYCGSSASTPHSHSTNGSYSVANPYTGSPTLYTSRLGEVVGSPFNMNPFVLPTCSQGYSTAGSPLLSSNGK